One window from the genome of Candidatus Synechococcus calcipolaris G9 encodes:
- the crtD gene encoding C-3',4' desaturase CrtD — protein sequence MHKSVIVIGAGIGGLTTAALLTKEGYGVKVFEQAAVTGGCASTFRRRGFTFDVGATQVAGLEPGGIHAEIFAALGVDCPAAIPCDPACAVYLAGESQPISLWRDRQRWQQERHTQFPGSEAFWQCLDQLFAISWRFQGRNPILPPRNLYDLGQCVAALRPDTLLTVPYGLMTVTDLLRFYDLQGDRRLRQFLDLQLKLYSQVDASETALLYGATALGLCQDPHGLYHLQGSMQVLSDRLEQALNHQGGEIFLRHSVEQIQVQGDLVTGVRVKDLKSGLRFVETADHVVANVTIQDLVKLLGDRAPNTYQQRLKNLPPASGAFVIYLGVKDEAIPPDCPPHLQFLYNPQGAIAEVNSLFVSVSQPEDGRAPPGYRTLIASSFTEPNHWWQNQLDYSQEKELYTQRAIAQLGKFFDLRPDHIIHCEAATPRTFARFTARDRGIVGGIGQRLQTFGPFGIASRTPLKHLWLVGDSVHPGEGTAGASYSARTVVQQIQRNSRKY from the coding sequence ATGCACAAATCAGTGATTGTGATTGGGGCTGGGATTGGCGGCCTCACCACAGCAGCGTTACTTACCAAAGAGGGCTATGGGGTCAAGGTCTTTGAGCAGGCCGCCGTAACTGGGGGCTGTGCCTCTACCTTTCGCCGGCGGGGATTTACCTTTGATGTGGGGGCAACCCAAGTCGCAGGTCTCGAACCGGGGGGCATCCATGCTGAAATTTTTGCCGCTTTGGGAGTGGATTGTCCAGCGGCGATCCCCTGTGATCCGGCCTGTGCGGTCTATTTGGCGGGAGAATCCCAACCCATTTCCCTATGGCGCGATCGCCAGCGGTGGCAGCAGGAACGTCATACTCAATTTCCTGGCAGTGAAGCCTTTTGGCAGTGTTTAGATCAATTATTTGCAATTAGTTGGCGGTTTCAGGGCCGTAACCCTATTTTACCGCCGCGAAATTTATACGACTTGGGCCAATGTGTCGCGGCACTCCGGCCCGATACCCTGTTGACCGTGCCCTATGGCTTAATGACCGTCACAGATCTTCTTCGATTTTATGATCTCCAGGGCGATCGCCGACTACGGCAATTTTTGGATCTTCAGCTGAAGCTTTATTCCCAGGTGGATGCCTCCGAAACCGCCCTTCTGTACGGGGCCACGGCCCTGGGTTTGTGCCAAGACCCCCATGGACTCTACCATTTACAGGGGAGTATGCAAGTGCTCAGCGATCGCCTCGAGCAGGCCCTAAACCATCAGGGGGGTGAGATATTTTTGCGGCATTCCGTGGAACAGATTCAGGTGCAGGGCGATTTGGTGACGGGGGTTAGAGTCAAGGACTTAAAATCCGGACTTAGGTTCGTCGAAACCGCCGACCATGTGGTGGCTAACGTCACGATTCAAGATTTAGTTAAATTACTGGGCGATCGCGCCCCCAACACCTATCAACAACGATTGAAAAATTTACCCCCTGCCTCCGGGGCCTTTGTGATTTATCTGGGGGTTAAGGATGAAGCCATTCCACCAGACTGTCCCCCTCACCTACAGTTTTTATATAATCCCCAAGGGGCGATCGCCGAAGTGAATTCCCTCTTTGTCTCCGTGAGCCAGCCGGAGGATGGCCGTGCGCCCCCTGGATATCGCACCCTGATTGCCTCTAGCTTTACGGAACCAAATCATTGGTGGCAAAACCAGCTTGATTATTCCCAAGAAAAGGAATTATATACCCAACGGGCGATCGCCCAGCTTGGCAAATTTTTTGATCTTCGCCCCGACCATATCATCCATTGCGAAGCGGCAACTCCCCGCACCTTTGCCCGCTTTACCGCCCGTGATCGCGGCATTGTTGGCGGCATTGGTCAACGCCTGCAAACCTTTGGCCCCTTTGGTATTGCCAGCCGAACCCCCCTAAAACACCTTTGGCTGGTGGGAGATTCCGTTCACCCCGGAGAAGGTACCGCCGGTGCTAGCTATAGTGCCCGTACCGTTGTCCAGCAAATTCAGAGAAATTCCCGTAAATATTGA
- a CDS encoding DUF3386 domain-containing protein: protein MPTTEALDAQTLFRSAYENRYTWDADFPGFRADVTLIDGEKTYQGQAQVDADYTVEVSGIDDADVQESLYNQLRDVVVHRKRNSFEAAHGKNSFSLGDRDSSQAVEIRVQGDAMGSNYKVRDNQIVFVSRVMGRIAFAITHRQALDTGSGYISTNYVAVFRNPETQEIVRQMDFEDTYIPVGDYYLMSRQVVRSNEQGKVSTSDIRYDNLQLLES, encoded by the coding sequence ATGCCCACCACTGAGGCCCTTGATGCTCAAACCCTTTTTCGCTCTGCCTATGAGAACCGCTACACCTGGGATGCTGACTTTCCTGGATTTCGGGCAGATGTCACCCTCATAGATGGTGAAAAAACCTACCAAGGTCAAGCTCAAGTGGATGCGGACTACACCGTCGAAGTTTCTGGCATTGATGATGCCGATGTGCAAGAGTCACTCTATAACCAATTGCGGGATGTGGTTGTTCACCGCAAGCGGAATAGCTTTGAGGCAGCCCACGGCAAGAATAGTTTTAGTTTGGGGGATAGGGATAGTAGTCAGGCAGTGGAAATCCGGGTTCAGGGGGATGCCATGGGTTCCAACTACAAGGTACGGGATAACCAAATTGTCTTCGTCAGTCGCGTCATGGGTCGGATTGCCTTTGCCATTACTCACCGTCAAGCCTTAGATACGGGGTCGGGTTATATTTCCACCAACTATGTCGCTGTTTTCCGCAATCCTGAGACCCAAGAGATTGTCCGCCAAATGGATTTTGAAGATACCTATATCCCCGTGGGCGATTACTACCTAATGAGTCGGCAAGTGGTTCGCAGCAATGAACAGGGCAAGGTCAGCACTAGTGATATCCGCTATGACAATCTCCAACTCCTCGAATCCTAG
- a CDS encoding P-loop NTPase family protein, producing the protein MVSQLPLSQPTPTSFPYAVEGLVQVFTSVHRSFFTGVMAQALTLAGQGTPVLVVQFLKGGINMGPDQPVRLGQNLDWLRCNLSRCLDAADDITPEERQATQELWQYTCDVIKQEHYRFFVLDELSLAIQLGLIPEEEVVGLLEQRPRSLDIILTGPDMPGSILNLADQVTQLRRNSLA; encoded by the coding sequence ATGGTATCCCAATTACCTCTGAGTCAACCCACACCCACCAGCTTTCCCTATGCAGTGGAAGGATTAGTTCAGGTGTTTACCTCCGTACACCGCAGTTTTTTTACCGGTGTCATGGCCCAAGCCCTCACCCTTGCCGGCCAGGGAACGCCTGTGCTAGTGGTGCAATTTCTCAAGGGTGGCATTAATATGGGGCCCGATCAACCCGTCCGTCTTGGGCAAAACCTGGATTGGTTGCGGTGTAATCTGAGCCGTTGTTTAGATGCTGCCGATGATATTACCCCTGAGGAACGTCAAGCGACCCAAGAGCTTTGGCAGTATACCTGTGATGTTATTAAGCAGGAACATTATCGCTTTTTTGTCTTAGATGAGTTGAGTTTGGCAATTCAGTTGGGTCTGATCCCTGAAGAGGAGGTTGTAGGGTTACTAGAGCAACGACCGCGATCGCTGGATATTATTTTAACGGGGCCGGATATGCCTGGGTCAATTTTGAATTTGGCGGATCAAGTGACCCAATTGCGTCGGAATTCCCTCGCTTAG
- a CDS encoding CHAT domain-containing protein → MLLNRKIFLSVTTATWAIALGIHSAIATVAQAQMAPAVNGTNTSVTVNGQQFDIGGGAFSGDGQNLFHLLREFNLNEGQIANFLSNPQVRNILTGVNGGNPSYINGLLQVTGGNSNLFLLNPAGIVFGPNASLNVPAAFHASTAQRVHFDGGVFDLNGVNDYANLLGNPTGFEFLNTGIIINEGNLAVGAGQNLSLMGHQVINTGTLSAPGGTITVQAVPETGMVRISQEGMLLSLEIPAERIPADGIIQAVDLPRLITGGGDRPRVNSVVHNDDGTISLIHDPTKVPMNRNTAVVGGTLDVSNGTGLGGQINVLGENIALINAQFDASGIFGGGTMLIGGDYLGGSTGTNRLDSSFNAQNLFINPGSSLNADALNLGDGGTVIAWADNATQFHGFISARGGPSGGEGGFVETSGKQFLATTGRVDASAPLGNAGLWLLDPFTVTIDASPTTDGSFSGGNPDIFTPTANATVDKGEIETALNTGTSVTIIGSTIYVNSSIQKGSGTPFATLKLAAEFDIQINAFIELLNGSFIATTDPAFSGNVDISTPIRANSIDISATNTIYLGGTLESLGGNINLTSDYMYMSSSSILNLQGGNTNLTATDIDIASDTTIRNDFGNVTLTADSFFLSLSSQIIGNQTLTIQPLTPSENITITDFGPSSLQITVDELDRITGFNQLIIGRADGTGVINVENVVFNTNVELRTPGAGSGGINFLTPISFGGQNLTLNSGGTVTQNGAITAGGLALLGSGTFNLTDPGNIFSTLAANSTGPINLTTSTGLNIGTVGTLSEVNTSFLNLVTGGSISQTAPIQTGSLGLTVTGDVNLMNPSNQIGTVAAQTSGNFSLLNSGQIIVDSVNPTGINSGGNVFLQTLNGNIILNQPIAAAAGGDSIVLVAGANFINNAGSSALSAPNGRWLVYSTDPVNNILGGLLGSEQFSTIFPSTANFSGSGFLYRVAAPVPITSMEPPPTTTETSITSPPPPPIQEDIPSTNPPLFGDEINRILFGQEEDNLEEIDETITEIEQEQVTGSTTFFPGVEFAREQIANALDQGDFNTAVEWLERLYTHEFSEYFQEIFTTPGSNTLVNLSINNVQSLLLDMGQQTGQTPALLYTFIRPGQLDILVITPAGEPIYIPVREANQEALQAVMNAFNREVKDPSKTNTNSYLPAAQQLYQWIIEPLNAELQARGIDTLLLSMDEGFRTLPMAALHSGGFDLVSSTVSDTPMIVATGNGQFLIENYNLGLIPSINLIDTQFQPIQTSRILAMGASEFTTQSPLPAVPVELEVISQQLGGGSDFLNQAFTVSNLESQRRRGSYNVVHLATHGEFNAGSPSNSYIQFWNSQLSLSELRDIRLNRPPTELLTLSACRTAVGSREAELGFAGLALQAGVKSAAASLWYVSDEGTLALMTEFYNQLETAPIKAEAMRQAQLAMVRGEVTIEGDRLRGSGVRGGEGIVLPQELMIEGSRNLSHPYFWSAFTLIGSPW, encoded by the coding sequence ATGCTATTAAATCGCAAGATTTTCCTATCAGTTACAACCGCAACATGGGCGATCGCCCTAGGAATTCACTCTGCGATCGCGACCGTTGCCCAAGCCCAAATGGCCCCAGCCGTGAATGGTACAAACACCTCCGTCACCGTGAATGGTCAGCAATTTGATATTGGCGGCGGTGCCTTTTCTGGCGATGGTCAAAATCTTTTTCATCTTTTGCGAGAGTTTAACTTAAATGAGGGGCAGATAGCTAATTTTTTGTCTAACCCCCAGGTTCGCAATATTTTAACGGGGGTCAATGGTGGCAACCCCAGCTATATTAATGGTTTACTCCAAGTCACTGGCGGCAATAGCAACCTCTTTCTCCTCAATCCTGCCGGTATTGTCTTTGGGCCGAATGCCAGTTTGAATGTGCCCGCAGCCTTCCATGCCTCCACTGCCCAACGGGTGCATTTTGATGGTGGTGTGTTTGATCTTAATGGCGTGAACGACTACGCCAACCTACTGGGAAATCCCACGGGCTTTGAATTTCTCAATACTGGCATCATCATCAATGAGGGCAATTTAGCCGTAGGTGCAGGGCAAAACCTGAGTTTGATGGGACATCAGGTGATTAATACCGGAACCCTTTCAGCACCAGGGGGTACGATTACGGTTCAAGCTGTACCCGAAACCGGCATGGTACGCATCTCCCAGGAAGGAATGCTCCTAAGTTTAGAAATTCCAGCGGAGCGTATCCCCGCCGATGGAATTATTCAAGCGGTGGATTTACCGCGACTGATTACCGGAGGAGGCGATCGCCCACGGGTCAATAGTGTGGTTCACAATGACGATGGCACGATTAGTTTGATCCATGACCCCACCAAGGTTCCCATGAATCGGAATACGGCGGTGGTGGGCGGAACTCTAGATGTCTCTAATGGCACTGGACTAGGGGGGCAAATCAATGTCCTTGGTGAAAATATTGCCCTGATCAACGCCCAATTCGATGCCTCCGGTATCTTCGGTGGCGGCACGATGCTCATTGGTGGGGATTATCTAGGGGGCAGTACAGGAACGAATCGTTTAGATAGTAGTTTCAATGCCCAAAACCTCTTTATTAATCCAGGTAGCAGTCTCAATGCCGATGCCCTCAACCTAGGGGATGGCGGTACGGTCATTGCCTGGGCTGATAACGCAACCCAATTCCATGGCTTTATTTCAGCGCGGGGTGGCCCCAGTGGTGGTGAGGGTGGCTTTGTCGAAACCTCTGGGAAACAGTTTTTAGCCACTACTGGCCGAGTTGATGCCAGTGCTCCCCTAGGCAATGCAGGGCTGTGGCTCCTTGATCCCTTTACTGTAACTATTGATGCTAGTCCAACCACCGATGGTTCTTTCAGTGGTGGAAATCCAGATATTTTCACACCGACCGCTAACGCAACTGTTGATAAAGGTGAGATTGAAACTGCCTTAAATACTGGCACGAGTGTCACCATTATAGGTAGCACAATTTATGTTAATTCAAGTATTCAAAAAGGGTCAGGAACACCCTTTGCAACCTTAAAATTAGCGGCAGAATTTGACATTCAGATCAATGCCTTCATCGAACTCCTGAACGGCAGCTTTATTGCAACCACCGATCCCGCTTTTAGTGGCAATGTTGATATAAGCACCCCAATCAGAGCAAACTCGATAGATATTTCCGCCACTAATACTATTTATCTTGGTGGAACCCTGGAAAGCTTAGGAGGTAATATTAATTTAACCTCCGACTATATGTACATGAGTAGCTCTAGTATCTTAAATTTGCAAGGAGGAAATACTAACTTAACCGCTACGGATATCGATATTGCCTCTGATACAACAATTCGTAATGACTTTGGGAATGTTACTTTAACTGCAGATTCATTTTTTCTTAGTCTTTCCTCGCAAATCATTGGCAATCAAACCTTAACAATTCAGCCCCTTACCCCCAGTGAAAATATTACCATTACCGATTTTGGCCCGAGTAGTCTGCAAATTACGGTAGATGAACTGGATAGAATCACAGGTTTTAATCAGTTAATTATTGGTCGAGCCGATGGAACTGGAGTCATCAATGTTGAGAATGTTGTATTTAATACCAACGTTGAATTGCGAACCCCTGGGGCAGGTAGTGGTGGCATTAATTTTCTCACCCCCATCAGCTTTGGCGGCCAAAATCTCACCCTTAATTCCGGGGGGACAGTCACTCAAAATGGAGCCATTACAGCGGGCGGTTTAGCTCTATTAGGGTCTGGAACGTTTAATTTAACCGATCCAGGAAACATCTTTAGCACCTTAGCCGCTAATAGCACAGGCCCAATTAATTTAACCACCAGTACAGGTCTAAATATTGGCACCGTTGGCACTCTTTCTGAGGTAAATACCAGTTTTCTTAATCTGGTGACAGGGGGCAGTATCAGTCAAACGGCCCCCATTCAAACCGGCTCCCTAGGGCTAACGGTGACAGGGGATGTAAATCTCATGAACCCCAGTAACCAAATTGGCACGGTAGCAGCACAAACGAGTGGTAATTTTAGCCTATTGAATAGCGGTCAGATTATTGTTGATTCCGTGAACCCCACAGGCATTAATAGCGGCGGAAATGTGTTTTTGCAAACCTTGAACGGCAATATTATCCTTAATCAACCCATTGCTGCGGCCGCTGGAGGCGATTCTATTGTCTTGGTTGCGGGAGCCAACTTTATTAATAATGCCGGATCGTCTGCCCTAAGTGCCCCCAATGGACGATGGCTCGTGTACTCCACAGATCCCGTCAATAACATTCTGGGTGGATTACTCGGTTCTGAACAGTTTAGTACGATCTTTCCTAGCACAGCTAACTTTAGCGGTAGTGGTTTTCTCTACCGGGTCGCTGCACCTGTACCCATAACATCAATGGAACCACCGCCCACAACAACTGAAACATCCATCACATCGCCGCCCCCACCTCCGATTCAGGAAGATATACCTTCAACGAATCCTCCTCTTTTTGGTGATGAAATCAATCGAATTTTATTTGGACAGGAAGAGGACAATCTCGAAGAAATTGATGAAACGATAACTGAAATTGAACAGGAGCAAGTCACGGGTAGTACAACCTTCTTTCCTGGGGTTGAATTTGCCCGAGAGCAGATTGCCAATGCCCTGGATCAAGGGGATTTTAATACTGCCGTTGAATGGCTAGAACGACTCTATACCCATGAGTTCAGTGAGTATTTCCAGGAGATCTTTACCACCCCTGGCAGCAATACCCTAGTTAACCTGAGCATTAATAATGTTCAATCCCTGCTGTTGGACATGGGGCAGCAAACGGGACAAACCCCGGCATTACTCTATACCTTTATCCGACCGGGGCAATTAGATATTTTAGTGATTACACCTGCTGGAGAACCCATCTATATTCCGGTACGGGAGGCGAATCAAGAAGCTCTCCAGGCGGTAATGAATGCCTTTAACCGCGAAGTGAAGGATCCCTCAAAGACCAATACCAATAGTTATCTACCCGCAGCCCAGCAACTCTATCAATGGATCATTGAACCCCTCAATGCCGAACTTCAGGCACGGGGCATTGATACCCTATTGCTCTCCATGGATGAGGGATTTCGGACTCTACCGATGGCAGCCTTGCACAGTGGCGGTTTTGATCTCGTTTCTAGTACGGTGTCCGATACGCCCATGATTGTGGCCACGGGCAATGGTCAATTCTTAATCGAGAACTATAATCTAGGGCTGATTCCCAGTATTAATTTAATTGATACCCAGTTTCAGCCAATTCAAACATCCCGTATTTTAGCGATGGGTGCGTCAGAGTTTACAACCCAAAGTCCTCTGCCCGCGGTTCCCGTTGAGCTTGAGGTGATTAGTCAGCAGTTGGGAGGTGGCTCAGACTTTTTGAATCAAGCCTTTACGGTTTCCAATTTGGAAAGTCAGCGGCGGCGCGGCAGTTACAATGTGGTTCATTTGGCGACCCATGGGGAGTTTAATGCCGGCAGTCCCAGTAATTCCTACATCCAGTTTTGGAATAGCCAATTGAGTTTAAGTGAGTTGCGAGATATTCGCCTAAATCGTCCCCCGACGGAGTTATTAACCCTCAGTGCCTGTCGGACGGCGGTGGGTAGCCGCGAAGCGGAGTTGGGCTTTGCCGGGTTGGCTCTACAAGCGGGGGTGAAAAGTGCGGCGGCAAGTCTCTGGTATGTGAGTGATGAGGGGACGTTGGCGCTGATGACGGAGTTTTATAATCAGTTGGAAACTGCCCCCATTAAGGCAGAAGCAATGCGTCAAGCCCAGTTGGCAATGGTACGGGGGGAAGTGACCATCGAGGGCGATCGCCTGCGGGGGAGTGGCGTGCGCGGCGGAGAAGGAATTGTCCTACCCCAAGAATTAATGATTGAGGGTTCCCGGAATTTATCTCACCCCTATTTCTGGTCGGCCTTTACGTTGATCGGTAGCCCCTGGTAG
- a CDS encoding M48 family metallopeptidase, whose product MAIGKIWWGLVPLGLGLLSSSPAIATELASRGKESLEQRQKNEPFIQAEEKSHASPWLAQAQPEFTPSGGSAADLFLESLPPTPETSPENQPPGVEQPSLASEDFGDPISETSPEMESATSEPPPKTEDEQVKDYPSGALVAVAVDGARYQLLLAGDRLYQSGDLAAATDFYRQAKGQLPTETSPSRPEAVLDVATLPPAAQVYWREFQGGSDRQLYSGQMVPLQLLVDQFPEFIPGHLQLANLLQQQGQEKQAQALLERVAGLYPDQPELQRAIIAAHDQKQEWIEASLAAQQFALLNPDHPEAGAFEQIAQERMQRFRRHMQGEIRKGMLASALTGLIGVAVTGNPFMSLDSVQTMALVLQGESAIGQSAARQISRRFNMIEDPEVLAYVDEIGQKLAAIAGRREFDYEFFVIKDSTLNAFALPGGKIFINAGAIAKSNSEAELAGLLAHEIAHAVLSHGFQLVTQGTTTANLTRLFPGGGYLTGLLVSSYSRDMERQADILGTQMLARAGYAADGLLNLMHTLEKEYRGQVRVLPWFSTHPPTPERIRYINGLIRDQNYHRFSFEGVERHRTMQALVEELLEEEKNPRQRKPAKPETATREPQEESEDQGNRPISSPEEISPDETEEQPPENISGATIPATVP is encoded by the coding sequence ATGGCGATAGGTAAAATCTGGTGGGGCTTGGTTCCCCTGGGGCTAGGATTATTATCCAGTTCACCGGCGATCGCCACGGAGTTGGCCAGTCGTGGAAAGGAATCCCTAGAGCAACGGCAGAAAAACGAGCCGTTCATCCAAGCTGAGGAAAAATCCCATGCCTCCCCTTGGTTAGCCCAGGCCCAGCCGGAATTTACCCCCAGTGGTGGCTCGGCAGCGGATCTATTCCTGGAGTCCCTCCCACCCACCCCGGAAACTTCCCCAGAGAATCAACCCCCTGGGGTGGAACAACCAAGCCTAGCGTCTGAAGATTTCGGGGATCCCATCAGTGAAACCTCCCCAGAGATGGAATCAGCCACTTCGGAACCCCCACCCAAAACCGAGGATGAACAGGTCAAGGACTATCCCAGTGGTGCCCTAGTGGCCGTCGCCGTGGACGGAGCGCGCTACCAACTTCTATTAGCCGGCGATCGCCTCTATCAGAGTGGTGATCTGGCCGCTGCTACAGATTTTTATCGCCAGGCCAAGGGCCAACTCCCCACAGAAACATCTCCTTCCCGGCCAGAGGCCGTATTAGATGTGGCCACCCTGCCCCCAGCGGCCCAGGTGTATTGGCGAGAGTTTCAAGGTGGTAGCGATCGCCAACTCTATAGCGGTCAAATGGTTCCCTTACAGTTACTCGTTGATCAATTTCCTGAATTTATTCCCGGCCATCTCCAGTTAGCCAATCTTCTCCAACAACAAGGCCAGGAAAAGCAAGCCCAAGCCCTTCTAGAGCGAGTTGCCGGCCTTTACCCCGACCAACCCGAACTGCAACGGGCGATCATTGCCGCCCATGATCAGAAACAAGAATGGATAGAGGCATCCCTAGCGGCCCAGCAGTTTGCCCTATTGAATCCAGATCACCCTGAGGCAGGGGCCTTTGAGCAGATCGCCCAGGAACGGATGCAGCGGTTTCGTCGCCACATGCAGGGCGAAATCCGTAAAGGTATGCTGGCCAGTGCCCTCACCGGACTCATTGGCGTAGCCGTCACTGGCAATCCCTTTATGTCCCTAGATTCGGTGCAAACCATGGCCCTGGTGCTTCAGGGCGAATCGGCCATCGGCCAGTCCGCGGCCCGGCAGATTAGTCGGCGGTTCAATATGATTGAGGATCCGGAAGTCCTTGCCTACGTAGATGAAATTGGCCAGAAGTTGGCAGCGATCGCCGGCCGCCGTGAATTTGACTACGAGTTTTTTGTGATCAAAGACTCTACCCTCAATGCCTTTGCTCTCCCCGGTGGCAAAATATTTATCAATGCCGGGGCGATCGCCAAAAGCAATTCCGAAGCAGAACTAGCCGGTCTCTTAGCCCACGAAATAGCCCACGCCGTCCTATCCCACGGATTTCAACTCGTCACCCAAGGGACAACCACCGCTAACCTAACCCGTTTATTTCCAGGGGGAGGCTACCTAACCGGCCTACTGGTTTCCAGCTATAGCCGTGATATGGAGCGTCAGGCGGATATTCTTGGAACTCAAATGCTCGCTCGGGCTGGTTATGCCGCCGATGGACTCTTGAACCTAATGCATACCCTTGAAAAAGAATATCGAGGTCAAGTGCGCGTCCTACCCTGGTTTTCAACCCACCCCCCCACCCCAGAGCGGATTCGTTATATCAATGGTCTAATTCGAGATCAAAACTATCATCGTTTTAGCTTTGAAGGGGTAGAACGCCACCGCACCATGCAAGCCCTAGTAGAAGAACTCCTAGAAGAAGAAAAAAATCCCCGCCAACGTAAACCCGCGAAACCGGAAACTGCAACCCGAGAACCTCAAGAAGAGTCTGAAGATCAGGGCAATCGTCCAATCAGTTCCCCAGAAGAAATTTCACCCGATGAGACAGAAGAACAACCGCCAGAAAATATCTCAGGGGCTACGATTCCAGCCACCGTTCCCTAG
- the msrA gene encoding peptide-methionine (S)-S-oxide reductase MsrA has protein sequence MAFFDFMKKLSLPEPQQALPGRSQPIVKPADHIVNGHPLAPPYPTGMELALFGMGCFWGAERKFWQLPGVYVTAVGYAAGYTPNPTYKEVCSGMTGHNEVVRVVFDPTVISYEILLQVFWESHNPTQGMRQGNDTGTQYRSGIYVYGPEQEQQANASRDRYQAALKKAGKGEITTEILPAPEFYFAEDYHQQYLAQNPNGYCGLGGTGVCYDPQAELIH, from the coding sequence ATGGCATTCTTTGATTTTATGAAGAAATTAAGTCTCCCGGAACCTCAGCAGGCCTTACCTGGGCGATCGCAGCCGATTGTCAAACCCGCTGATCACATTGTCAATGGCCATCCCCTTGCCCCACCCTACCCCACGGGGATGGAATTGGCCCTCTTTGGTATGGGATGTTTTTGGGGAGCAGAACGAAAATTCTGGCAACTGCCTGGGGTCTATGTCACAGCGGTGGGCTATGCCGCAGGCTATACACCTAATCCCACCTACAAGGAAGTCTGTAGTGGCATGACCGGCCACAATGAAGTGGTGCGGGTGGTGTTTGATCCGACGGTGATCAGCTACGAGATCCTCCTTCAGGTGTTCTGGGAAAGTCATAATCCCACCCAGGGAATGCGCCAAGGCAATGATACCGGGACTCAGTATCGCTCCGGGATTTATGTCTATGGCCCAGAGCAGGAACAACAGGCTAACGCCAGCCGAGATCGCTACCAAGCCGCCCTAAAAAAGGCGGGGAAAGGAGAGATCACCACTGAAATTTTGCCGGCCCCTGAGTTTTATTTTGCCGAAGATTACCACCAGCAGTACCTTGCTCAAAATCCCAATGGCTATTGTGGTTTGGGCGGAACAGGGGTGTGCTATGACCCCCAGGCAGAATTGATCCACTGA
- a CDS encoding YbjN domain-containing protein: MLMSALESYSDFNSQTSERLNYIDIIETVISGLDQSGNPLVSHGEAGEIWKFCYGSVEVFVQLSGKTDDDFLTIWSPVLPLPVANGAELFRKLLELNWLTTLEAHFAIAEDHVNVVATRTLAGITAGEIARSITIVATLADDYDDTLKAEFSGN; the protein is encoded by the coding sequence ATGCTTATGTCTGCCCTAGAGTCTTACTCAGATTTCAATTCCCAGACCAGTGAACGCCTCAATTATATAGACATTATCGAAACCGTGATTTCTGGACTCGATCAGTCGGGTAATCCCTTAGTCAGTCATGGTGAGGCAGGAGAAATTTGGAAATTTTGTTATGGCAGTGTGGAAGTCTTTGTGCAATTGAGTGGCAAAACCGATGATGATTTTCTGACGATTTGGTCTCCCGTCCTACCCTTGCCGGTGGCTAATGGGGCGGAACTTTTTAGAAAGCTCTTGGAATTAAACTGGCTCACGACCCTGGAAGCCCATTTTGCCATTGCCGAAGATCACGTCAATGTCGTGGCAACCCGTACCCTGGCGGGGATTACCGCTGGTGAAATTGCCCGTAGTATTACCATTGTTGCTACCCTGGCCGATGATTACGATGACACACTCAAGGCAGAATTTTCTGGAAATTAG